Proteins encoded in a region of the Tautonia rosea genome:
- a CDS encoding dihydroorotate dehydrogenase-like protein: MSVDLRTSYLGLELSHPVVVSACSLGFDPANLKRMENAGASAIVLPSLFEEQIVHDQMAVHEFYEFTSEKFPEALSFFPEMDDYNTGPEAYLRLVEQAKRSLSIPIIGSLNGTSAGGWTRYAHLIQDAGADALELNIYHLVTDPGFDAQAAEARYLELVAEVRKAVSIPLAIKLGPFFSALPHMATRLVDAGADGLVLFNRFYQPDIDLETLRVVSRLVLSTSDEVRLPMRWIAILSGRVKASLAATTGVHTPEDVLKLLLAGADVTMVASVLYTRGIDHLRVLVDGVRSWLEEHEYTSVAQMKGSVSQVNAPDPEAFERANYIRTLVDFTSSESTR; encoded by the coding sequence ATGAGCGTCGACCTGCGAACCTCGTATCTTGGATTGGAGCTGTCCCATCCGGTCGTGGTATCGGCCTGTTCACTTGGCTTTGATCCGGCCAACCTGAAACGGATGGAAAACGCCGGAGCGTCGGCCATCGTCTTGCCTTCGCTGTTCGAAGAACAGATTGTGCATGATCAAATGGCCGTGCATGAGTTTTACGAGTTCACCTCGGAGAAATTCCCCGAAGCGCTCAGCTTCTTCCCCGAGATGGACGACTACAACACTGGCCCGGAAGCCTACCTTCGGCTGGTCGAGCAGGCCAAGCGGTCCCTGTCCATTCCCATCATTGGAAGCCTCAACGGTACCTCTGCGGGCGGTTGGACACGCTATGCTCACCTGATTCAGGACGCTGGGGCCGATGCGCTCGAATTAAACATTTATCATCTCGTCACCGACCCCGGCTTCGATGCCCAGGCCGCCGAGGCTCGCTACCTCGAACTGGTGGCCGAGGTCCGGAAGGCGGTTTCTATTCCGCTCGCGATCAAGCTTGGACCCTTCTTCAGCGCCTTGCCTCACATGGCGACCAGACTGGTCGATGCCGGGGCCGATGGGCTTGTGCTGTTCAATCGGTTCTACCAGCCGGATATTGATCTGGAAACGCTCCGCGTTGTGTCTCGACTGGTACTGAGCACCAGTGATGAGGTCCGTTTGCCGATGCGATGGATCGCGATTCTCTCCGGTCGTGTGAAGGCCTCTCTAGCCGCGACGACCGGGGTGCATACGCCGGAGGACGTCTTGAAACTCTTGCTCGCCGGCGCTGATGTGACGATGGTCGCATCCGTACTCTACACGAGAGGAATCGACCATCTGCGCGTGCTCGTTGACGGCGTTCGCTCCTGGCTGGAAGAGCACGAGTACACTTCGGTCGCACAAATGAAGGGAAGCGTCAGCCAGGTCAATGCTCCTGACCCGGAAGCCTTCGAACGAGCAAACTACATCCGAACGCTTGTTGATTTCACAAGTTCCGAATCGACGCGCTGA
- a CDS encoding NADH-quinone oxidoreductase subunit B family protein, whose amino-acid sequence MARLRLATVWLGGCSGCHMSFLDMDEYLLELAEIVDVVFSPLVDSKTYPEGVDVVLVEGAICNVEHMEMIHRVRSNSRVLISFGDCAVTGNVSAIRNVLGGALPVLKCSYEERSDPAGMIPSPNDIVPQLLDRVVPVHAVVKVDLFLPGCPPSGPMIRTALEKVLAGETIDLMEHHLSFGGYGRPRNSEGSSTASSSSTAPS is encoded by the coding sequence ATGGCTCGTTTAAGGCTGGCGACGGTCTGGCTGGGGGGATGCTCAGGATGCCACATGTCATTTCTTGACATGGATGAATATTTGCTTGAACTCGCAGAAATCGTCGATGTCGTGTTCTCTCCTTTGGTCGATTCCAAGACCTATCCCGAAGGAGTCGATGTTGTCCTGGTGGAAGGAGCGATTTGTAACGTCGAGCACATGGAGATGATTCATCGCGTCCGATCGAACTCGCGCGTGCTCATTTCCTTTGGAGACTGCGCCGTCACCGGTAATGTCTCGGCCATCCGAAATGTGCTTGGTGGAGCCTTGCCGGTGCTCAAATGTTCGTACGAGGAACGATCGGACCCGGCCGGAATGATTCCCTCTCCGAACGACATTGTTCCTCAACTCCTTGACCGAGTTGTGCCGGTTCATGCGGTGGTCAAGGTCGATCTGTTTCTCCCGGGCTGTCCGCCCTCAGGTCCCATGATCCGCACGGCCCTCGAGAAGGTCCTCGCCGGGGAGACGATCGACCTGATGGAGCATCACCTCTCATTTGGAGGTTATGGTCGTCCGAGGAACTCGGAGGGATCTTCGACCGCTTCGTCATCCTCAACAGCACCCTCGTGA
- the hoxU gene encoding bidirectional hydrogenase complex protein HoxU gives MAVKTLSLDGQLISARDGQTLLEAARESGVSIPTLCHLDGLDPVGACRLCLVEVNGRLMPSCLTRVAEEMEVWTQTERLQRYRKQIVELLFAERNHICSVCVANGNCELQDLAMRLGVDHLRYAPQEPQCEVDLSHERYGLDHNRCVLCTRCVRVCDEIEGAHTWDVAGRGTNCRVITDLHQPWGSASTCTSCGKCVMACPTGALFHRGASVSENVHDRETLHALILAREEKQWLV, from the coding sequence ATGGCCGTCAAAACGCTTTCCCTCGACGGTCAGCTCATCAGCGCCCGAGACGGGCAGACACTGCTGGAAGCGGCCCGAGAATCGGGGGTTTCCATCCCGACGCTCTGCCACCTCGACGGCCTCGACCCTGTTGGGGCCTGTCGGCTTTGTCTGGTCGAGGTTAACGGTCGCTTGATGCCCTCGTGCCTGACCCGAGTTGCCGAGGAGATGGAGGTCTGGACTCAGACGGAGCGACTGCAACGCTATCGGAAACAGATCGTCGAACTGTTATTCGCAGAGCGAAACCACATCTGCTCGGTTTGTGTCGCCAACGGGAATTGCGAACTTCAAGATCTGGCGATGCGACTCGGAGTGGATCATCTCCGCTACGCTCCCCAGGAACCTCAATGCGAGGTCGACCTTTCTCACGAGCGATACGGTCTCGACCATAATCGATGCGTGCTCTGCACCCGATGTGTTCGTGTCTGTGATGAGATCGAAGGGGCCCACACCTGGGACGTGGCCGGACGAGGAACCAATTGCCGTGTCATTACCGATCTGCACCAACCCTGGGGAAGCGCAAGCACGTGCACCTCGTGCGGAAAATGCGTGATGGCCTGCCCGACTGGGGCACTTTTTCATCGCGGCGCGTCGGTTTCGGAGAACGTTCACGATCGCGAGACATTGCATGCGCTCATTCTCGCCCGGGAGGAAAAGCAATGGCTCGTTTAA
- the nifJ gene encoding pyruvate:ferredoxin (flavodoxin) oxidoreductase, whose translation MDRRSVTVDGNEAAAYVAHLTNEVVAIYPITPASPMGELADAWSAAGQENIFGVVPDVIEMQSEAGAAGAVHGALQAGALTTTFTASQGLLLMIPNMFKIAGELTPTVFHIAARSLATHALSIFGDHSDVMACRSTGWAMLASSSVQQAQDLAMIGQMATLEGRIPVLHFFDGFRTSHEVNKIEQLSPDDVRSLIDPKLIQAHRDRALSPDRPVLRGSAQNPDVFFQAREACNPFYAEMPGIVQRAMDRFAALTGRPYRLFEYSGAPDADRVIIVMGSGAATVAETVEALIARGEKVGMLEVHLFRPFSVAAFAQALPASTQAIAVLDRTKEPGAIGEPLYQDVLTALIESDGINGAMPKVIGGRYGLSSKEFTPSMVKAIFDELNAEQTKRRFTIGIVDDVTHLSLKYDPEFSTEPDDVTRAVFYGLGSDGTVGANKNSVKIIGENTPLHAQGYFVYDSKKSGAITVSHLRFGPRPINSPYLITRANFIACHQYNFLDRMDVLELAEPGATFLLNCPHSPEEVWEKLPVEIQETILEKKIRFYVVDAFRVADDAGLGQRINTVMQTCFFALADILPRDEAIAHIKDAIKKTYGKRGQVVLERNNAAVDGSLVALHRVEVPTTVAGNRRRLPAVSGTVPSFVERVTALMMAGKGDLLPVSALPVDGTFPTDTARFEKRSIAQEIPIWDPELCIQCGLCSYVCPHATIRMKVFDPASLNGDAEVLPNRPWKGKEFPGQHMTIQVYPDDCTGCGVCVDVCPAVSKEVSKHKAINMEEKTDEVLLQERARLDVFERLPEPDRATVKSETVKGSQVLLPLFEFSGACAGCGETPYLRLMSQLFGDRALIANATGCSSIYGGNLPTTPWSTNADGRGPAWANSLFEDNAEFGLGFRLAVDQLEEYARTLLKGMAGSIGDELVHAILDADQRTEDAIHEQRSRVSTLLQRLESLESLEAASLRNVAEVLVRRSIWIVGGDGWAYDIGFGGLDHVMASGRDVNILVLDTEVYSNTGGQASKSTPRAAVAKFAAQGKGIAKKDLGMIAVDYGNVYVAQVAIGANPLQTLKAFHEAESYPGVSLILAYSHCIAHGIQMSTSMSHQKEATASGYWPLFRHDPRQAGEGATPFHLDSRKPTLPFREFAMKEARYAMLARTNPTRAAELMKLAQRDIDERWHFYEQMAGVERSVPDRVKGVVS comes from the coding sequence GTGGACAGAAGATCGGTGACGGTCGACGGGAATGAGGCTGCTGCCTACGTCGCTCATCTCACGAATGAGGTGGTCGCGATTTATCCCATCACGCCCGCCTCTCCCATGGGAGAGCTGGCCGATGCCTGGTCAGCAGCAGGCCAGGAAAATATCTTCGGCGTGGTGCCCGACGTCATCGAAATGCAGAGCGAGGCCGGCGCCGCCGGTGCCGTTCACGGCGCCTTGCAAGCCGGAGCCCTGACGACGACCTTCACGGCCTCGCAGGGCTTGCTGCTGATGATCCCCAACATGTTCAAGATTGCCGGCGAGCTGACGCCGACCGTCTTCCACATTGCGGCCCGATCGCTGGCCACGCACGCCCTGTCGATCTTCGGCGATCACAGCGACGTGATGGCTTGCCGATCGACCGGCTGGGCCATGCTGGCTTCCAGCTCGGTCCAGCAAGCGCAAGACCTGGCCATGATCGGCCAGATGGCCACGCTGGAAGGCCGTATTCCCGTGTTGCACTTCTTTGATGGGTTTCGGACCTCGCACGAAGTCAACAAGATCGAACAGCTCTCGCCCGACGACGTCCGATCGCTGATCGACCCGAAGCTGATCCAGGCGCACCGCGATCGGGCCCTCTCGCCCGATCGGCCGGTGCTGCGCGGATCGGCTCAGAACCCCGACGTGTTCTTCCAGGCCCGAGAAGCGTGTAATCCTTTTTATGCGGAGATGCCGGGGATCGTCCAGCGAGCTATGGACCGATTCGCCGCACTGACAGGGCGACCGTACCGATTGTTTGAATACTCGGGCGCTCCCGATGCAGATCGCGTGATCATCGTGATGGGATCGGGGGCCGCCACGGTGGCCGAGACGGTCGAGGCCCTGATCGCTCGCGGTGAGAAGGTTGGGATGCTCGAAGTGCATCTGTTCCGCCCCTTCTCGGTCGCTGCGTTTGCTCAGGCACTTCCGGCCAGTACGCAAGCAATCGCCGTGCTCGATCGGACCAAGGAGCCCGGGGCCATTGGAGAACCCTTGTATCAGGACGTTCTCACGGCGTTGATCGAGTCTGATGGCATCAACGGCGCAATGCCGAAGGTGATTGGGGGCCGCTACGGACTGTCGTCGAAAGAATTCACGCCGAGCATGGTCAAGGCGATCTTTGATGAACTGAACGCCGAGCAAACGAAACGTCGATTCACCATCGGCATCGTCGATGACGTGACCCACCTGAGCCTGAAATACGACCCCGAGTTTTCGACCGAACCGGACGATGTGACCCGAGCCGTCTTTTACGGACTCGGCAGCGACGGGACCGTCGGCGCGAACAAGAACTCGGTCAAGATTATTGGCGAGAACACACCGCTTCATGCTCAGGGCTACTTTGTTTACGACTCGAAAAAGTCAGGGGCGATTACCGTTTCTCACCTGCGATTCGGTCCTCGACCGATCAACTCGCCGTATTTAATCACCCGGGCGAACTTTATTGCGTGTCACCAGTACAATTTCCTCGACCGCATGGACGTGCTGGAACTGGCCGAGCCCGGAGCGACCTTCCTGCTCAACTGCCCGCACAGCCCGGAGGAGGTCTGGGAAAAACTGCCGGTCGAGATTCAGGAAACGATTCTTGAGAAAAAGATTCGATTTTACGTGGTTGATGCGTTTCGCGTTGCCGACGATGCCGGGCTGGGCCAGCGCATCAATACCGTGATGCAGACATGCTTTTTTGCGCTGGCCGACATCTTACCCCGCGACGAGGCCATCGCCCATATCAAGGACGCGATCAAGAAGACTTATGGCAAGCGCGGCCAGGTCGTCCTGGAGCGGAACAATGCGGCAGTCGATGGTTCTCTTGTGGCCCTGCACAGGGTAGAAGTCCCGACAACGGTTGCGGGGAATCGACGACGATTGCCGGCGGTTTCGGGTACGGTACCCAGTTTCGTGGAACGGGTCACGGCCCTGATGATGGCCGGCAAGGGAGACCTTCTTCCCGTCAGCGCGCTGCCGGTCGACGGTACGTTCCCGACCGATACCGCCCGCTTCGAGAAGCGAAGCATTGCCCAGGAAATTCCGATCTGGGATCCGGAGCTTTGCATTCAGTGCGGCCTGTGTTCCTACGTCTGCCCGCACGCGACCATTCGGATGAAGGTCTTCGATCCGGCGTCCTTGAACGGCGACGCGGAGGTCTTGCCCAATCGTCCCTGGAAAGGAAAGGAGTTTCCGGGCCAGCATATGACGATTCAGGTGTATCCTGATGACTGTACAGGATGCGGAGTTTGTGTCGATGTCTGCCCGGCCGTCAGCAAGGAAGTGTCCAAGCATAAGGCGATTAACATGGAGGAGAAGACTGACGAGGTCCTCCTCCAGGAACGTGCCCGGCTCGATGTCTTCGAACGCCTGCCCGAACCTGACCGGGCAACCGTCAAATCCGAGACGGTCAAGGGATCGCAGGTTTTGCTTCCGCTCTTCGAGTTCTCGGGAGCCTGTGCCGGATGCGGCGAGACGCCGTACCTTCGGCTCATGAGCCAACTGTTCGGTGATCGTGCTCTGATCGCCAACGCCACCGGCTGCTCCTCGATCTATGGGGGGAACCTGCCAACGACCCCCTGGTCGACGAACGCCGACGGCCGAGGTCCCGCCTGGGCGAACTCCCTGTTCGAAGACAATGCCGAGTTCGGCCTGGGATTCCGCCTCGCCGTGGATCAACTCGAAGAATACGCCAGGACGCTGCTGAAAGGGATGGCCGGATCGATCGGAGACGAACTCGTTCATGCGATTCTCGATGCCGATCAACGGACTGAAGATGCGATCCACGAGCAACGCTCGCGCGTCTCGACCCTGCTGCAACGACTTGAATCACTTGAATCGCTTGAGGCGGCCTCGCTTCGCAATGTCGCGGAGGTGCTCGTTCGCCGGAGCATCTGGATTGTGGGAGGCGACGGCTGGGCCTACGACATCGGCTTCGGTGGGCTCGACCATGTGATGGCTTCTGGTCGCGATGTGAACATCCTGGTTCTCGATACGGAGGTTTATTCCAACACGGGTGGACAGGCATCGAAATCAACCCCCCGCGCCGCTGTTGCAAAGTTCGCAGCCCAGGGTAAAGGGATCGCCAAGAAGGACCTCGGCATGATTGCCGTGGACTACGGCAATGTGTATGTCGCCCAGGTGGCCATCGGGGCCAACCCCTTGCAAACGCTCAAGGCATTCCATGAGGCCGAATCGTACCCCGGCGTGTCTTTGATTCTGGCCTACAGCCACTGCATTGCGCACGGCATTCAGATGTCGACCTCGATGTCGCATCAGAAGGAAGCGACCGCCAGCGGCTACTGGCCCCTCTTCCGACACGACCCGAGACAGGCGGGTGAAGGAGCGACCCCGTTCCACCTTGACAGCCGAAAGCCGACGCTCCCCTTCCGGGAGTTCGCCATGAAGGAAGCCCGCTACGCCATGCTCGCACGGACCAATCCGACCCGAGCCGCGGAGTTGATGAAACTGGCCCAGCGAGACATCGACGAGCGCTGGCATTTCTACGAACAGATGGCGGGGGTCGAGCGCTCCGTGCCGGATCGCGTGAAAGGGGTGGTGTCATGA
- the hoxE gene encoding bidirectional hydrogenase complex protein HoxE: protein MGNPVTKGRPRPTSPGTHPSGDDRFRYLDAAMKRQRYRPDALIEVLHTAQELFGYLEPDLLRYVARGLRLPPSRVYGVATFYHLFTFHPKGEHTCTVCTGTACYVKGADTLLGVVEQLTGTPPGTTTADGRISLETARCLGACGLAPIVVFDGKVVGQITPEEIVDRVKGWLDHGS from the coding sequence ATGGGCAATCCCGTCACAAAAGGTCGTCCCCGACCCACAAGCCCCGGCACTCACCCAAGTGGCGATGATCGATTCCGGTATCTTGATGCCGCGATGAAACGGCAACGCTACCGACCTGATGCCTTGATCGAAGTCTTGCACACGGCTCAGGAATTGTTCGGCTATCTGGAGCCGGATTTGCTCCGTTACGTCGCCCGCGGCTTGCGACTACCTCCCAGTCGCGTTTATGGAGTCGCCACGTTCTACCATCTCTTTACCTTTCATCCCAAAGGAGAACATACCTGCACGGTTTGCACCGGAACCGCCTGCTATGTCAAGGGAGCTGATACCTTGCTTGGCGTGGTCGAACAACTGACGGGGACGCCTCCGGGCACAACCACCGCCGATGGCCGCATCTCGCTCGAAACGGCCCGATGCCTGGGAGCCTGCGGACTGGCCCCGATCGTGGTGTTCGATGGCAAGGTCGTCGGCCAAATCACCCCTGAGGAAATCGTAGATCGCGTGAAGGGATGGCTCGATCATGGATCTTGA
- the nuoF gene encoding NADH-quinone oxidoreductase subunit NuoF: MDLEDLIALAEAEQRDRAEIEVRVCTAAGCLSSGSRPVVSALERALADRGLTPRVRLREVGCMRLCCEGPLVAMDVLETVSSPEPSLYGKVTAGQASVLVDVIDNKQATTEGLQPIDSNGPFFSRQRSVVLEHCGLVEPERIESSIALGAYRSLHRALHDLNPAEVVELVTRSGLRGRGGAGYPTGLKWATVAKMPPGQKYVVCNADEGDPGAFMDRSILESDPHRVLEGMAIAAHAIGADQGYIYVRGEYPIAISRLDTAIRQSKRLGLLGSAIFDSTFNFRVDLRIGAGAFVCGEETALIHSIEGLRGTPRPRPPYPAESGLWGHPTLINNVETYANIPVILREGADWFTQIGTEHSKGTKVFALAGKIRRAGIVEVPMGVPLRDIVDQIGGGPPEGSTVKAVQTGGPSGGCIPAELLDTPVDYESLKALGSIMGSGGMVVMDQDDDMVGVARYFMKFCMDESCGKCVPCRAGTVQMYRLLDRIECGDATNDDLVLLEELCDLVQHASLCGLGQSAPNPVLSTLRFFRHEYESRFVEPTGPRSSSVSSEAR; encoded by the coding sequence ATGGATCTTGAGGATCTCATTGCCCTGGCCGAAGCAGAGCAGCGCGACCGAGCAGAAATCGAGGTTCGCGTGTGCACGGCCGCAGGTTGCCTCTCCTCGGGCTCTCGACCGGTGGTCTCGGCACTTGAACGCGCCCTTGCGGATCGGGGGCTGACCCCTCGCGTGCGACTGCGAGAGGTCGGATGCATGCGACTCTGCTGCGAGGGACCCCTTGTTGCGATGGACGTTTTGGAGACCGTTTCGTCCCCGGAACCTTCGCTTTATGGCAAGGTCACTGCGGGCCAAGCGTCTGTCCTGGTCGACGTCATCGACAACAAACAGGCAACGACGGAGGGGCTCCAACCGATTGATTCGAATGGTCCTTTTTTCTCCCGTCAACGCTCGGTCGTTCTCGAGCACTGTGGCCTCGTCGAACCGGAGCGCATCGAGTCGTCCATCGCGCTGGGAGCCTATCGCTCGCTTCATCGAGCACTCCATGATCTGAATCCCGCCGAGGTTGTGGAGCTAGTCACGCGAAGCGGTCTGCGAGGCCGAGGCGGTGCCGGCTACCCGACCGGCTTGAAATGGGCCACCGTGGCCAAGATGCCTCCCGGCCAAAAATACGTGGTCTGCAACGCCGATGAAGGTGATCCGGGCGCGTTCATGGACCGGAGCATTCTAGAGAGCGACCCCCACCGAGTCCTGGAAGGAATGGCCATCGCCGCCCATGCGATTGGGGCCGATCAGGGTTATATTTATGTTCGGGGAGAATATCCCATCGCAATCTCACGGCTTGATACGGCCATAAGGCAGTCCAAGCGACTGGGTTTGCTTGGGAGTGCGATCTTCGACTCGACCTTTAACTTCCGGGTCGATCTCCGCATTGGGGCCGGTGCCTTCGTCTGTGGCGAGGAGACGGCGCTCATCCACTCGATCGAGGGATTACGCGGCACGCCAAGACCTCGGCCCCCTTATCCTGCCGAGTCAGGACTTTGGGGGCATCCGACCCTGATCAATAACGTCGAGACCTATGCCAATATCCCGGTCATTCTTCGTGAAGGAGCGGATTGGTTCACTCAAATCGGAACCGAGCATAGTAAAGGAACAAAGGTGTTCGCCCTGGCCGGGAAGATCCGCCGCGCGGGGATTGTCGAAGTTCCCATGGGAGTTCCCCTCCGTGACATCGTCGACCAAATCGGGGGGGGACCTCCCGAGGGTTCCACCGTCAAGGCTGTTCAGACGGGTGGGCCGTCCGGAGGTTGCATCCCTGCGGAATTGCTCGACACTCCGGTGGATTACGAATCGCTCAAGGCACTGGGATCAATCATGGGTTCCGGCGGTATGGTCGTCATGGATCAGGATGACGATATGGTGGGCGTCGCACGGTATTTCATGAAGTTTTGCATGGATGAGTCGTGCGGCAAGTGCGTTCCGTGTCGCGCCGGCACCGTTCAAATGTATCGCTTGCTTGATCGGATTGAATGCGGAGACGCGACGAACGACGATCTCGTCTTGCTGGAAGAACTCTGTGATCTGGTGCAGCACGCGAGCCTCTGCGGTTTGGGACAATCGGCTCCGAATCCGGTCCTGAGTACCCTGCGATTCTTCCGACACGAATATGAGTCGCGATTCGTGGAACCCACCGGCCCACGATCGTCCTCCGTTTCCTCTGAAGCGAGGTGA
- a CDS encoding Ni/Fe hydrogenase subunit alpha, whose protein sequence is MGQRIVIDPVTRIEGHAKITIQLNDDYTVADARFHVTEFRGFERFCEGRPLWEMPGLTARICGICPVSHLIASAKAGDAILSVRIPPAAEKLRRLMNLGQIVQSHALSFFHLSGPDLLLGFDSDPTKRNVFGLAQADRETARHGIRLRQFGQEIIELLGGKKIHPDWCVPGGVRGLLTDSARDHLKHRLPEAFETARYALDLIKRLLDRYPDEVAAFGNFPTLYLGLVAPDGSWEHYDGLLRIMSSEGTILAETPDASGYRDLLSEAVQSDSYLKSPYYRPLGLAEGMYRVGPLARLNLCDRMGSPLADDELIEYRQRGSRIVSSSFWYHYARLVEILACLERIEELIDDPALGSNHLRAQAGVNSQEGIGVSEAPRGTLFHHYTVDENGLIRSVNLIIATGQNNLAMNAAVLQIARHWIKGPQIPEGVLNRLEAGIRAFDPCLSCSTHAIGQMPILVQLIAPDGSVLDEVRRS, encoded by the coding sequence ATGGGACAGCGCATTGTGATTGATCCGGTGACCCGGATTGAAGGGCATGCCAAGATAACCATTCAGTTAAATGATGACTATACCGTTGCCGATGCTCGCTTCCACGTCACCGAGTTTCGCGGCTTCGAGCGATTCTGCGAAGGCCGTCCCCTCTGGGAAATGCCTGGCTTGACCGCCCGGATTTGCGGGATCTGTCCGGTGAGCCATCTCATCGCTTCGGCCAAGGCAGGCGACGCAATCCTGAGCGTCCGCATCCCTCCTGCCGCGGAAAAACTGCGGCGGCTTATGAATCTTGGTCAGATTGTCCAGTCGCATGCGCTGAGTTTCTTCCACCTCAGCGGGCCTGACTTGCTGCTTGGCTTTGACAGCGATCCCACCAAGCGCAACGTGTTTGGGCTGGCCCAGGCCGATCGAGAGACGGCTCGACACGGTATCCGCTTGCGGCAATTCGGTCAGGAGATCATCGAACTGCTCGGCGGAAAAAAAATCCATCCGGACTGGTGCGTTCCGGGGGGCGTTCGGGGATTGCTCACGGATTCTGCACGAGACCACCTCAAACATCGACTCCCAGAAGCCTTCGAGACGGCTCGATATGCGCTCGACCTGATCAAACGCTTGCTCGACCGCTATCCGGACGAGGTAGCCGCGTTTGGAAATTTCCCGACTCTGTACCTCGGCCTGGTCGCTCCCGATGGATCGTGGGAGCACTATGATGGTTTACTTCGCATCATGAGTTCCGAGGGTACGATTCTGGCCGAGACCCCAGACGCCAGCGGTTATCGTGACCTCCTCAGCGAAGCTGTTCAGTCGGATTCGTATCTGAAGTCACCTTATTACCGGCCCCTCGGACTTGCCGAAGGAATGTATCGGGTTGGCCCCCTCGCTCGCCTGAACCTTTGCGATCGCATGGGCAGTCCCCTCGCTGATGACGAACTGATCGAATACCGCCAGCGGGGAAGCAGAATCGTTTCCTCTTCCTTCTGGTATCATTATGCAAGACTTGTGGAAATTCTCGCGTGTCTTGAACGGATCGAAGAACTGATCGACGACCCGGCGCTCGGATCGAATCACCTTCGAGCCCAGGCCGGCGTCAACAGCCAGGAAGGTATTGGGGTGAGTGAAGCCCCCCGAGGGACACTGTTTCATCATTACACGGTGGATGAAAATGGCTTGATTCGATCGGTGAATTTGATCATTGCCACCGGGCAGAATAACCTTGCCATGAACGCCGCCGTGCTTCAGATTGCGCGTCACTGGATCAAGGGTCCGCAGATTCCCGAAGGCGTGTTGAACCGCCTTGAGGCCGGAATCCGGGCCTTCGACCCGTGCTTGAGCTGCTCGACCCACGCAATCGGTCAGATGCCGATTCTCGTCCAGTTGATTGCTCCGGATGGATCGGTTCTCGACGAGGTGAGACGATCGTGA
- a CDS encoding hydrogenase maturation protease produces MAEHLIDPTRGGKVLILGFGNVLRGDDGIGPRVAETVAGWDLCGVVALAAHQLVPEFAEPIHKARVVIFVDAVRSSNSESESVSTIPLHPRATASPLGHVSDPEQLLALARDVFCRCPPAYLIRVPASDVNLGDSLSPLAEAGIHKAFDHISTLLCEYGVSDLPESPQNISQSEMALPPSNSSTEETRERAIIR; encoded by the coding sequence ATGGCAGAACACCTCATCGACCCCACCCGTGGTGGGAAGGTTCTCATTCTCGGTTTTGGAAACGTCCTTCGAGGAGATGACGGCATTGGCCCTCGTGTTGCGGAAACGGTGGCCGGCTGGGACCTGTGCGGGGTGGTCGCCCTTGCGGCTCACCAGTTGGTCCCTGAGTTTGCCGAGCCGATCCACAAAGCTCGCGTGGTGATCTTTGTCGATGCGGTTCGTTCCAGCAACAGTGAGTCCGAATCCGTGAGCACGATCCCACTTCATCCTCGCGCGACCGCCTCTCCGCTCGGTCACGTGAGCGACCCCGAGCAGCTGCTCGCACTGGCTCGAGATGTTTTCTGCCGCTGTCCACCAGCCTACCTGATCCGAGTTCCCGCCTCCGACGTAAACTTGGGCGATTCCCTCTCTCCCCTTGCCGAAGCTGGAATTCATAAAGCTTTCGATCACATCAGCACACTTCTTTGCGAATATGGCGTCTCCGACTTGCCTGAATCGCCTCAGAACATTTCTCAATCCGAGATGGCCTTGCCCCCGTCGAACTCCTCGACCGAGGAGACCCGCGAGCGAGCGATCATTCGATGA